A region from the Podarcis raffonei isolate rPodRaf1 chromosome 11, rPodRaf1.pri, whole genome shotgun sequence genome encodes:
- the LOC128423675 gene encoding maestro heat-like repeat family member 5, whose protein sequence is MLCYGQMALGARPEDLLRFIELIVAELLFQFQNTRKDEALKKGLMKAAILTTKALVQTNVGHVIFPHKAELTICIIEVIEEEPLGSFSISVLHHAIITVSCMTAVRPPMDSMLRSELVKKSIKKVFSLPSLKLTKLKAGSPTQASQSQLTGPSASKDMNGGKWGCQVKGFEGRESGPLK, encoded by the exons ATGCTTTGCTACGGGCAGATGGCTCTGGGGGCGCGTCCTGAGGACCTCCTGCGCTTCATCGAGCTCATCGTGGCAGAGCTTCTCTTCCAATTCCAGAACACCAGGAAG GATGAGGCTCTGAAAAAGGGCCTTATGAAGGCAGCCATTCTAACAACCAAGGCGCTtgtgcaaacaaatgtgggacaTGTCATCTTCCCGCACAAAGCGGAGCTCACCATCTGCATCATT GAAGTCATTGAAGAGGAGCCGCTGGGATCTTTCTCCATTTCTGTCCTGCACCACGCCATCATCACCGTCAGCTGCATGAC TGCCGTGAGACCACCTATGGACTCCATGCTTCGGTCTGAGCTAGTTAAGAAAAGCATCAAGAAGGTGTTTTCGTTGCCCTCCTTGAAACTTACAAAGCTCAAAGCCGGGAGTCCCACGCAAGCATCACAGAGCCAGTTGACTGGACCTTCTGCTTCTAAGGATATGAATGGAGGAAAATGGGGTTGCCAGGTTAAAGGATTTGAGGGCAGAGAGTCTGGGCCGT TGAAATAG
- the LOC128423625 gene encoding tubulin polyglutamylase complex subunit 2-like, which produces MPLGWITINSISKLNRVRASPVYALPNAPTLADLEDTDDEEGNGGWPEKPHLDVRSLVFELDPCGGNGKVCLVYKDTKPGMLCDTSSPRAVCTNQPHLQTPVSFCLCGRCFGLLFLAPYRCAG; this is translated from the exons ATGCCGCTTGGCTGGATCACCATCAACAGCATCTCCAAGCTAAACAGAGTCAGAGCGTCACCCGTCTATGCCTTGCCCAATGCCCCCACACTGGCTGACTTGGAGGACACCGACGATGAAGAAG GTAACGGGGGTTGGCCAGAGAAACCTCACCTGGACGTGCGGAGCCTGGTATTTGAGCTGGACCCGTGCGGAGGGAATGGGAAGGTCTGCCTTGTGTACAAGGACACCAAGCCGGGTATGTTGTGTGATACCAGCAGCCCAAGAGCTGTCTGCACTAATCAGCCCCATCTGCAAACCCCTGTTAGCTTTTGTCTTTGTgggagatgttttggactactgtTCCTAGCACCATACCGTTGTGCTGGCTGA